The following is a genomic window from Spodoptera frugiperda isolate SF20-4 chromosome 18, AGI-APGP_CSIRO_Sfru_2.0, whole genome shotgun sequence.
CTGTACTAGATGTTTGTACTCGAtctaaatgttttagttttagctAATGTTACCTAAAACTGTTTGGTTTACTCTGGTCTGTTTACTATTCATTTTAACTTATACCTATTGTATTTGTTGCAATtggattgtttattttaaagttgaaatAGAAACCCTATTTACAAATACTCAGTGCAATTTTCGATTGATCTCATTTGAAGCGAATTGTCGATTATGTATGTTTTGCTAATCTAATAACTATAATTTCGTATGATTACATTGAACATCTTAGTATTAAATTGATCAACTATATGGATATTTGTAATCTTTTTACATTACTTCTTACATTGGTGTCTTTCTGTTTCTACATCTATTTTaccttaattttaaattcagtgATAGTCAGTGctataaaaaaaactcataatagAATACAtcaacgtcactccttttacccccgaaggggtaggcagaggtgcaaattgcggcacataatgccactagatacaatgtacatccacttttcaccatttttgttaaaaggcccaagtaatagggggtgaacctattgcagtgtactgggcacaactccagactccgtgctaccactgagaaatttctaaaagctgaaaaaagcccagtaatactgtGCTCGacttaggaatcgaacccgaggcccctTGTCCAGAAGGCCCCTTATCCAGCCGTCGCACTCAACGGTAAAATAGAAGctatcactgagaaattttcgaaaaactgaaaatgcccagtaatattttgccagacttgggaatcgaacccgtgacccttgcccggcagtaacctcttgtccggcagtagCCTAGCGGtcaaaatagaataataactACATTTGTCCTTTGATTTTCCTATCAAACAGTTATtcaaacataaatattcaaacaaagaCGTCCACTTGTagcttttgaataaataaaaacgtttaaagTTCAATATCGCGCCATATTGACGTGGATCATAAGATATTCAACAACTGACGATCGTCCTTCAAGGCATATGGTGGACTCCCATCGTCATTTTACTAATATCTCACCATACATATATAGGCGGCATATCACACTACCCTAAAACTATCAATAGATTTGCAACCTTATCTTGTAGTATTAAAgtcgaaaatgttttaaagaaagTTCTCAGTCTAGGGTAGCTTAATGTGCCGGTTTGTTCGCATTGCATTgtctaatatgtttttctttgataCAAAGAAACGGTCATTAATGTCTTTCACATATCATAGGTAGATACTTTGTTTGTGTATCAATCGATTTCTTTGATAAGCAGTTTATGTTTCATTATTGCATTGTATATGATTATGAATCAGCATATTGTCAAGTTTGATTTTATTAGGACAGGTAAGTAGGGGGTTGCTTTCAGTTAAGGGTGcgtttccaacagagatgtgctatgttgcgTAGCTGTGGAAGCGTTTCgttttcaccaattatattaattggtgcacgtagcttaacactggtggaaatggactcagctaagctatgtttggaatatatagaaagatgcgtactaggtatggcttccctactatcaatacatcgcatactcgagctgcgcatcatcctcgcacagctacataacttagtattagtgggaaacgatcacatagtttcacagcctagCTTATTTTGAGGGagtaaaatcatctaataacttctcctgccttgggcgaggcgagaaggagtgtcagactcttactgactacaaaaccaccacgttcctactcctgattttcgaaccGGAGATTCGGTACCCCAGCTCCGGGttagttaggtacctacagaCCTTTGTCAGACTTTGAATATTTGTTAGACTTAGAAGATACTAGAATGTACCTATTAAAAGAAACTAACTATAaactaatcaaatatttaacaatttcGGCTGAAAAAACATGATGTCACTGTCCTTACGTTGGTCGGTACGCACAATATGTAATTgcttataattaatttctacTCACTTGTCAGTTACCGctgaatatttaaaacatttttaccttACTCTATACTTATTATAGGTGAGTATTTTCAAATGACCTTTAAgaccaataattttaatatgatgattcaactaatataatataaagcatcgttattatttctttaatatgtaTTCTACAACGAACCATTAAAAAAACAGAACAGAGAAATACCATATAAGGCGTATGTAAGCGAGACACTCGTACCCCCTGATTAGTCtgaatcggagctgcggactacctagagagtttaccggggctccagctcgaaaaaaggagtaggaacagggtggtttttagtcagtaagaatctgacactccctctcgtctcgtccaaggcaggagaagtgaTTTGATGATGTAACCCATTTAAAAAAGCCCGGAAAGTATACTTATGCTTATGTCTGTCATTTAAACGTTTGTACGCATATCAGTCTTCGCTGGACTGTAATAATATCAACTAGACTTGtaaaaaatcgtaaaaaaatatgaaatgtcatattttagaGTGTAAAAATGAAAGCCATAACAAAAATGTGTCTAATAGTGGTATATCGTATCATCggtaaattctattttatttaatttaaattattggctTGAAATTACtgacatattttctttttaatctacaaaataaagttaagtttaTTTCTAAGACGATAGGGTGTACTTTCTTTCAAACTCAAACCTACTGTTCTAGAAGAATTCATTCGTGACATGTAATATTTTGCTACCCATTTAGGGATTGACGTTATCGATAACAAgttatcgatataattaaacctttttattataaactagctccttccgcgcggtttcacccgctctgctcggttcctattcatcgtagcgtgatgatttatagcctataaccttcctcgataaatgcgctatccaacacaaaaagaattattcaaatcggaccagtagttcctgagattagcgcgttcaaacaaacaaacaaacaaacaaacaaactcttcagctttataatattagtatagatatagataattacaaaaaatatatgaattataatataactagccACCcaccccagctttgcatggacgcaatggtgatatattatgcatgtattatacatatagacCTTCCTCTTGattcactctatctattaaaaaaaccgcatcaaagcCCGTTGCGTACTttcaaagatttaagcatacaaaggtacatagggacagagaaaccgactttgttttatactatgcagTGATAGGTgactaataaaaattatttgtacaaaatctaagtattattatagcagtagcagtgcgacaatcgccgcgtcgtgtgtcgcgtaatgctgctcatgaatatgagcctctagcatggcttgaaactagtcgagttcctcgtcaaaacattacgtgagtaagccgataacataataattaatttagtatgtctcacaaaagttacaataaaatcaaagtattattatgttgCTTTAGATTTCCGAAGGATCCAGAAATAAAGGGATGAATGGATTGAGATTACTGGAAGACAAAATTAGTTTGCTGCCAAAACTAGTACAATTTATTCGGATCATTTTGTAAACAAGAAATTATGCGGATAAacgaaataacaaaacaattaaagatttttaattttctagtaAATGTGcaattttaactataaatagtTATCAGTTCAATTTCCGGATTGTGTAGGCAAAAATACCTAATCCCGTAATGTCGGTTATGTTTTATTCTGGTTTAAGAAGACCAAAAACTTTCTCATtcgttaggtttaggttaggtttaggttaggtttaggttaggtttaggttaggtttaggttaggtttaggttaggtttaggttaggtttaggttaggtttaggttaggtttaggttaggtttaggttaggtttaggttaggtttaggttaggtttaggttaggtttaggttaggtttaggttaggtttaggttaggtttaagttaggtttaggttaggtttagattaggtttaggttaggtttaggttaggtttaggttaggtttaggttaggtttaggttaggtttaggttaggtttaggttaggtttttttttttttttaaataaacaaacaatccgCAGACATGTCGTCCGCGCCCTTTTTCATgcatttattagaattataattgcgttggttacaatattattgtgttcGGCTCTTTTTCTTAGAATTAAACTTATTAATCTACGTAAgtccatctttttttttttttttttttttttttttttttttttttaaactttatttcatgCTTATACTACCACTAAAAATACCACTTCTTAATTCTAGAGGACAATGTCTGCGTGGCAGAGAGTGTCGTTCACATCCTCGAATGAGTGTGATCGACAAACTCTGCGGCGCagttacaatttgattttatactAAAGAGGAGGAGAAAGGATGTCAAGTTGTTTGTCTTTTTGCCAGGGACTCAGCCAGCTTCAGCAGAGGTTCTATGACGCTGGCGTCCCGATGTTGCATGGCCGTTTTTAAGTTGTAGTCGACCGTTTTCGTCGGCGCATCCATCGCTTTCTTTGCGAAACGGCCTATGGCGTCTTCGGCATCATCAGAATAATACACACAGCTGTTCGTGTGTCTTGACACCGCCACCACAGCGTGTGATACGCTATTGTGAACCTGGAGCCTCGACTTGGTGTTAATGATAATCACACTGTCGCAGGTCAAACCCTGGGCCTCATGTATAGTCATGAGCCGCGATCCCTCTCCAGACCCATATCCCTTGTTCACAAGAGAAGTTTTCTCCTCCTGCGTATGAACCAAAAACAGGGTGTTTTTGGCAGTAGCCTGGATTTGCGCCCCCGTGTAGCCTCTCACGCTCAGGGAGTGGACCTGCGACAGCGATGATTTGGAGGCGTAGATTCCGCTGTATATGTCGCTCAAGGTGTATGCTACATCCATAGGGTTGCGATGAGTGCAGAGCAGTTCCTGGGTGATGCCAGCCACTAGATCCGGACGAGTATACCGTAGCTGAAATAGGTTCTCCCTGTCCAAAAACGGAAGCTGGTTAATGTCTCCAATGAGGACAAGTTCGCTTGCTCCTAGGtttaacccaaacctaacccaacccaaacctaacccaaacctaacccaacccaaacctaacccaaacctaacccaaacctaacccaaacctaacccaaacctaacccaaatctaacccaaacctaacccaaacctaacccaaacctaacccaaacctaacccaaacctaacccaaacctaacccaaacctaacccaaacctaacccaaacctaacccaaacctaacccaaacctaacccaaacctaacccaaacctagcccaaacctaacccaaacctaacccaaacctagcCCAAACCTagcccaaacctaacccaaacctaacccaaacctaacccaaacctaacccaaacctaacccaaacctaacccaaacctaacccaaacctaacccaaacctaacccaaacctaacccaaacctaacccaaacctaacccaaacctaacccaaacctaacccaaacctaacccaacccaaacccaacccaaacctaacccaaacctaacccaaacctaacccaaacctaacccaaacctaacccaaacctaacccaaacctaacccaaacctaacccaacccaaacctaacccaaacctaacccaaacctaacccaaacctaacccaaacctaacccaaacctaacccaaacctaacccaaacctaaacctaacctcatttttttttttaatatgtggAAATTCTCATGGataccttttgttttttgttacttaCGAAGTACGCCAGACAGCAAATTATGtcggactcttaccgactaaaaccacACACGCCTTCCCTGAAAAGAAGAGGGTCACTGAATACTCGAGTGAACGAACTTGCCAGTGACATTCATTTTATGTTAACACGTCCTATCTTTCGGTgttaaacctaacctaacctaacctaaaccttttTTTTGCCGGGTACCTAAGTAAGTTACTTATAGTTAGTCTacctattgatttttatttaaatagactaTAATTTTGTGACCTTAATGTGTCATTAAACTGAGTTAAGTTGTCAACATTAACGCCCTAAATTCCTTACACATAGGTAAGCCGTAAGCACCTCCTCGCCATGAcagacatttaaaaaacaatttgacGCCATAGACATAATGTGATAAACAGTTATGAATAATGCGACCTTTTGTATCAAGTTCTATTATTAACCATTGGCACCTTTAATACAAGACCCACTTAGCATACTAGATTATTCTGTGTGAATTCGAACTTTCTAAGTAAGCTCGATCGcgttctcgcccgtcattggttgagtttattctcacaaccaatgacatggcggaccgcgaaCACTTCGATCTTTTGAATTGAAAGTTAAAGAATAGCCTAGCAGGTCCTACTGAAAAGGTGGGCCACGCAGTGACTCATCTGGTGCTGcgagtgtcaatgggcggcatcaattacttaccatcaagtaggGTAGTtgcctactagtcaaattcaatactctTTTCGAAACGTCGAGAACGATAGTTTTCATTTTTGTATggagatttttacgtcaaaaagCGGAATAATTCTAGAAAATTTGCTGGAAACATCGAAAATTATGTAGTTCGTCGATCATCTATGAATTAAAGtgtgtatttttgaatattttattgtacttatTGGAAgtcgaaacaatttatttttgaatggaTCGTcaataaatcaacaaaaaatgtaatataggtacaaaaacaTACACCCAAATATCAGTCTAATCACATATGCAAAGCTATTCCTCGTCTCTCAAATGCCTACAAGGTGTTACCTATATTCCAGGACAGTAGCGTCCTCTCGTATTTCTAGCTAGGTACCAAATCACAATACGAAATTGTTTAGAAATGATCAacaatcacacaaacaaacagaggACAAACGTTTACATTGGCATAGGAAGAGTAATCAACAAGAGGGCAGCTGCATCGTGTGAATTAATGATCACACGCTACCACCGATCATTGCTGACTGAATTACTAACGGGCTATTGGAACCGTAGTGGACACATTTTGCCGATACACGTGCAATTCAGGGTCTCTTTACCATTTTTAGTTCCGTAGTCAAATGGCAAAAatcggaacccttatagattcgtcatgtctgtctgtctgtccgtccgtatgtgacagtcatttaattattttgtcaatgaATCGGAAGAGCACAAAGTAGAAATACATTAGTTGTTCAGTATTTAGGTAGATgatctgcctcgttggccaaatGGTTGCAAATgggactaccggacaaggggccTCTTTGACCGTTCGATTCCTGGTCGAACAAAGTATAACTTGgcttttttttcgaaaatttctcagtattaacACGGAAACTGGAATTGTTCCCGTATATGGAAAGTATACAATACGCTGAACAACTTTAACACAGATGGTATACAATGGCATTAAGTGCTGTAATATGcacactgcctaccccttcagggataaaaggcgtaatgcACATGATGACATGATATTTAGGTAAATCCTTGGTGAAGACTCTAGTTAGGTTTTTCACTATTTTGTCGAAGTAGGTACGGTACCTACCTAAACTGACTCCACCCAGCCTCTgccaagtacctacctactttataCTGACTGGAAACAACGATTTAGGTAATTGATCagaataaagtataattaaacgGATAAACCATATTTATCATCATGATCTTCGTAGATACCTAATTTAGGTCGTGTTTATTCAAGTATCTTCATTCACTGAAACCTTTCCCTTAGCGAGCTACCTAGCAATATGTCTGCCCACATGGTCAATTTACTGCGGTAACCTAATTTCAAATATTGATGTCCCAGTTATTGGTAATAGAAGCGTTATTGCCTACATGTGCCTAAACTTTATGTTGTTATTGAATAGTTTATGAAATGCTTTGTGTTAATTGATTTCGTATTATGTAATAGCATTTCTGTTATATTCTAAGAATAGAGGCAGGCAGTACAGAatgttacctacctacatttatttacagTGACTATTTATTTTGTCCCATAGGTCCCATTCATTGAAATGGTGAccaaaattcaaaaaataacGAATGATAATGAAATTAGACCTCTAAAATGTTATATGTCTCGCATTTCAGATGCGGCTGAGAATCGTCGGTGTTACTGGTGTGGTCCGCTAGCAGAACAGGTGCATCGCAGCCAGCGCGCGCTGCCGTGCAGTGGACAAATGCAGGTCACCGTCTGCGATCCTGGATACCAGTATTGCGCTGTTGTCGCCACCTCACCGCGTATGTATCATGAACTTATATAGTAAAGTTTTGGTTGGAAATTCTTAGTAAAAAGCTACAATTTCTAAAAAGTACTTAATTCTCATTTGGGGATTTTAGAGTCAGTGGTAGAAAccactagcgccatctatctATCACGATCTTTACACTGGTACTTCTTCAGATATCGTCACCTTCACGCCTCTAGTTTAAACTTTTGATTCTACTAAATTTTGAGTAATTCATAGCATACTTAATATTACTCTTATGTTACAGCATACAAGGAATCAAGATACTGCGTCAAGTTATACCAAGACGAATGTTATGCGCTCTACTGCAACTCTTCTAAAACATGGCGGATGACTTGCCCGTGTCGCGGAGATCTCTGCAATGGACCTAACACCGAACGCGAACTGGAAGCATTCGCGGGACTCGCCAAGATCGTATCTAAGACACACAACGCCAGACTTAGAAGAGCACTAGTGACTACTGGACGATTCATAAGCTTGAACCCTCGAAGAAATCGAATAGACAACGCGACTTCCGAACCTATTGAAGACATTGAAAATGATATCAATGCAACTGGCGTAAATGTTGATCTCGATAATGAAACTCACGACGAGAATGACGCTAGCATTGTAACAGAAGCAAAAAGCGAAGAACAAGTCGTTGAAACCACTCAAGGAAGTGTTGAACAACAAAATAGTGAAGCTTCGAAAGGTCCCAGTGAGATGATGGTTGAACCTACAAACATGAACAGTCAGATGAACGATTCCGTCATACAAGTTGATATCCCAAGTGAAAGTATGGAAACTAGTAATCTCAaaacagaaattattttattaaataacgaAACTGATAAGGATGTTGCGAAACCAAACGAAAATGTCCCAGAAGTTCAAACTACTCCTGAAGTTATAACACAGACAACTGTAGAAACAACGGTTATGGCAGAAACTAAAGCTATGACAGAACCTACGCCAGAAGTAGTGAAAACTGCACCGACCGAAGCTAAAGTGAATAATGTGAAGCCAAGTGAACAGTTGCCTACTGCAGAAGCTTTCCAATTCACTGACCCACCTACAATGAAAACTACTGAAAGTGTTATGATTACAAGCACAACTGCAACTACAATACCACCAAAGAATAACACCGCTACCCGCTTCGATGCCCACATACTAACACTAGCTGTCgggattgttttaaattataatctttaaGCATTCAATGTCATATTTCTAGTTTTAGAACAATTCATTGTCAAAAGTTGATCTCTGTAAGTGAAGCTTTAATTGTTAGAAATTTAATGTAGTATAGTAGCGCTCATTCCATGTGATATTAGCATagacaaattgtaaatattttcagcAATATTTTTAGACATTATGTAGATGTGATTGGCATTGGCACGAAATAAACACGCACAAAAAATTtacagtgttttattttataaattattcttaATCGAATGTAAAATCATAATGCTTTGGCAACTGTTTGCcctttgatttattttctagACTTTTCGCTCCTTGACTGTAAGCTTCTCTTATGTCTGATTCAAAGGGTTTATCATATTTTGTCTGCTTTATAGTTGGTCCATAGTACTCAAATGTTGGCGGTGGGGGTATTGCTACGCCCTCTGATTCATGTTTCCTTTTTTCTATCCTTGGATTATTCGGTACCGAATCATCTGTATCTTCTAACTCATTAATAATAGGTGTCGGTTCCTGAGCTCTAACAAAATTCTTATATTTGAAATTGTCATTCTTCTTAGCTGTTGAGAAGTACAGACCTTTTTGTGGTATCTCGCTGAGATCACCGATTTCGGGCGGAGGTGGCGTCTTAGCTTTGGGTCTGACGTCTGCCCACGTTTTAGTAGCATTAGCTTCTTTATCACCGATCATATTTCCTTTGTCATCGAAGACATTAGCATTGCCTGAAGTAGAAGCTTGTGGTGGAGCGAATTCATTAATTCTTTTATCTCTTTGTTGTTCTACATATTCTTCTTGGGTCATTTCTctgaatttctttattttactttctacGCCTTCCTTGCCAATGTCCCATTCTCGTACGTATGCTTCACGTAACCTTTGTCTTTCCTTCTCTTGTTCAGCTTTTATTCtgttttcttcttcttttgcctTAGCATCTGCTTCGTTCCTCTGTTGCGTCAAAAATTCTAGAAGGCACGTGGTGAAGTCTTTTTGGTTTtctgtaagtaaaaataatataatgttattacgGTAGAAGATGAAGAGATTATCCTACCAAACAAATTAAGATGTGAAGCCAGTTCAAAACACTATCTATTGATGTGATTCTTGCCAACGAGTGGCACAAAAGAAAACTAGATTGCAGACAATCCTTAATCTGgttttgttacataattatgacaCATGCTATACAAGTATTCAAATCTTATTCAGAACATCTTTGACTattgcactcagagacatttaataattacttaaactattccgaTTTTGTTccggaaacaattgctaagggctaagtttaagtaatcattaaatgactgagtgtggcagtaacaCATTTAGTAATCTTACCTTTAGCAGGTTCTTCAGGAGGTAGCCCGGCTCTGGCCCGCTGCCTGGCGCGTGCAGCCGCTACCCTCGCAGCAATCAACTCATCTCTCTTCTTGCGAATCTCCTCAGTCTCTTTCTGTGCCTTCAATGTCTCTTCCCGTTGCTTTATCAGCTCTTCCATTTGTTTCTTACGCTCCGTTTCATCGGTACTGAACGAATAGTAACCCACGCCGTGGATACGAGCCTCTGTAATAAAGAACCGTTTTGTTAGAAATATAGAAAGAGTATTTGTGGGTTTTATAACCTTAATTTGGTAGAAGTATACAACTTTAATGTAAAACAACCACTTCTCAGCGGTATATATCGGAAAAACATTGGAAAACCAGTAACTAATACTAGTATATCCTCTCCGTAAATCCAAGACCTGGCAAGTCATCGCGCATGAAACGAAGACTAGATAGACCAAGTAAAAAGATCTGTCTATGTTTACAAtgtataattcaatatttttttagatacattGTGTAAATTCAAAGGTAAATAGAACAGAAATGACTACAAACCATCAAA
Proteins encoded in this region:
- the LOC118278237 gene encoding uncharacterized protein LOC118278237, whose translation is MANKKFLLSWIVVIAVALLSVCDAAENRRCYWCGPLAEQVHRSQRALPCSGQMQVTVCDPGYQYCAVVATSPPYKESRYCVKLYQDECYALYCNSSKTWRMTCPCRGDLCNGPNTERELEAFAGLAKIVSKTHNARLRRALVTTGRFISLNPRRNRIDNATSEPIEDIENDINATGVNVDLDNETHDENDASIVTEAKSEEQVVETTQGSVEQQNSEASKGPSEMMVEPTNMNSQMNDSVIQVDIPSESMETSNLKTEIILLNNETDKDVAKPNENVPEVQTTPEVITQTTVETTVMAETKAMTEPTPEVVKTAPTEAKVNNVKPSEQLPTAEAFQFTDPPTMKTTESVMITSTTATTIPPKNNTATRFDAHILTLAVGIVLNYNL
- the LOC118278235 gene encoding coiled-coil domain-containing protein 174, whose amino-acid sequence is MNDGGSKKILFNKSTLFSLKAELLRKQEEVNEKRRLPQHKLENFKPPVKEKKQEKDPDAPYKKTFKDSLKAVDTEELEACRKAKAALERKAELYEHLSDSAGNSQLAGRFLVDFNTKKQQEPEKAVEEEPEVYQNDSSFSQDDDEWTEFTDCLGRTRKCHKSDLDMYRKRDAALLKSMSKDKNPSQDIEETKPEEPEPPVKEKPLLVQTTNDYLQSLREKWEQKEKELLGKDKDIHYQDLLFDEARIHGVGYYSFSTDETERKKQMEELIKQREETLKAQKETEEIRKKRDELIAARVAAARARQRARAGLPPEEPAKENQKDFTTCLLEFLTQQRNEADAKAKEEENRIKAEQEKERQRLREAYVREWDIGKEGVESKIKKFREMTQEEYVEQQRDKRINEFAPPQASTSGNANVFDDKGNMIGDKEANATKTWADVRPKAKTPPPPEIGDLSEIPQKGLYFSTAKKNDNFKYKNFVRAQEPTPIINELEDTDDSVPNNPRIEKRKHESEGVAIPPPPTFEYYGPTIKQTKYDKPFESDIREAYSQGAKSLENKSKGKQLPKHYDFTFD